The following are encoded in a window of Castanea sativa cultivar Marrone di Chiusa Pesio chromosome 5, ASM4071231v1 genomic DNA:
- the LOC142634855 gene encoding uncharacterized protein LOC142634855, whose amino-acid sequence MAMKVGVSDLCLLAIPAILSLLLSSHYFAKADNEIGKPLIIKICTQTEFPDVCTSVLESDPRSSSANLTVLSRIGLELTATKVNETTAEAYKLLINATEYYQWSMRSACFYEYNSSVHKIYKGIEYFDQQKYHKANEVVFLVNGEIHTCSTRDVPELTGTNTLLSKFTTDLQTILHQLY is encoded by the coding sequence ATGGCCATGAAAGTTGGTGTTTCTGATCTGTGCCTCCTAGCGATTCCAGCTATACTTTCTCTCTTGCTTTCAAGCCACTATTTTGCAAAAGCTGATAATGAGATTGGCAAGCCCCTAATAATCAAAATTTGCACCCAAACTGAGTTTCCTGATGTTTGCACCTCAGTTTTGGAGTCAGATCCTCGCAGCTCCAGTGCAAATCTTACTGTCCTTTCTAGGATTGGCTTGGAGTTGACTGCAACCAAAGTTAATGAGACTACTGCAGAGGCGTATAAGTTGTTGATCAATGCAACAGAGTATTATCAATGGTCAATGCGTTCTGCTTGTTTTTATGAATATAATTCAAGTGTGCATAAAATTTACAAGGGTATCGAATATTTTGATCAGCAAAAGTATCACAAGGCAAACGAAGTTGTGTTTCTTGTTAATGGAGAAATACATACTTGCAGTACACGAGACGTACCAGAGTTAACTGGAACCAATACGTTGCTATCAAAGTTCACCACTGATCTACAAACGATACTGCATCAACTTTACTAA